The stretch of DNA CCCTGGCCACCCACCCTGGGAACGCCTCAAGAGGCTTCCTCGGTGTCCAAATACAGCAGGCGGTCAGCGACGAGAACGCCTACAACCTTCTCATGTGGAGTCTGATGGTTACCTCAAGCGTAGCCGTGATAAACATGCTTCCCATAGTCCCGCTGGACGGCGGGCGCATCTTCAAGGCTTTACTCGAGAAGCTTATAGGTGAGCAGAAGGCGAGGTTCGCGGCGGGCGCGGCAACTCTGTACACGGTGGCTTTGGTAGCGGTGAACATTTATCTCTCCACGAACATATTCGGCTTGCTCCCATTCCCGTAGGTGATTGCTTTGTCTAAAGAGTTCGTGAGGGATCTGGTCCTCGTTGTCTCGCCCGCTCTCATCGCCTCCACTCTCACAGCCATACCCTTCGAGAGCATCCTCAGCGTCTACCCCGTTCCGAGCACCTTTATCTGGTACGTCCCCTGGCGGGGCGCGACGGCCTCGATTATCCTGTGGCTCCTGAGCGGCGCCCTTTACAGCGACAAGCGGTACTGGCTGAAGGAGTTCTTCCTGGGCTCGGCGGCGTCATTTGTGGCCTTCCACTACTGGACGCTCTTCATTGTCTCGACGCGCATCCCGGTAACGGTTACGCTGCTGATTTTCACGGTGGGCAACAGCCCACCCACGCTCGACCTCGGCCAGCTCGTGGCTATTCTAACGCTATTAGCGTTCCGAAAAGAAATAATCTCTGCCTTGAGGCGAAACCGGTGAACCTACTTGAGCATCTTCTCCTCTAGCTCCTTAAGGTAGCTCGAAGACTCCTTAGTGCTTATGAAGAGCTGAGAAACCTCGGCGACGTCCTCCCTCATTACCCTGCTTCTCCCCCTCTGCTCAGCCATCAGCCTAGCGGGAGCGAGCAGCTGGGTGGCGTAGCGGAGGCTCTTCTCGCTCCCCAGCCTTACGAGCTCCTCGAGGGCATCCGGCTCGAGCTCCACACCCTCCTCGTGCGCCCTGATCTTGATGATCTCCCTGATCTCGTCAGGAGTGTAGGGTCTCGTCCTGATTATGAGGAGCCTGTCTAGGAGGTCCAAGGGCATCCCGTGAGGGGCCTCGATGTCCGTCCCCCTAATCCTCGTGAACCCCCTGTTAGTAGCGAGTATAATGATCGGGCTCAGCTCGCTCTCCATCGCCCGCGAGAGGAAGCTGTACGCCTCGATGTCAAGCATGTGAGCATCGTCGATGAAGAGGACCCCAGGGATCAGCTCCGCCCTCTTCGACTCAACCCACTCCTTCACGGTCTTATCGACCCTGGCCCTCACATCCGGCGGGATCTCTTTAGCCGAGGGAGCGCCGAAGAAGATCGAAAGTATGCTCTCGCTCCGGCTCTCCATCTCATCTAGGTCGTGAAGCGTCAAGGTGTAGACGAACTCCTTCTCCTTGTAGATCGGGCCCGTCGGGATGTCCACGAGGTCCCGGGGCCTCACATCGTACTCGCCGTAGCCCTTAGCCCTCCCCGCGCGCGAAACCCTGCCAGTCTCCTCGTCGATCCAGATGACGTCCCCCTCGCTGATGCCCTTCGATAGAATCTGGTAAATGACGTTGGAGTCGACGCGCAGGCTCCGCGTCTCCCTGTCGGTTTTCAGAGTGATCGTACCGCCGACTGGGACCTGGGAGTAGGGGTTGAGCGGGTGCCTGTCGTACCGCACATCCAACTTCTCGAGAACACCCTCGTAGACCCACCTCCTCTCCCTGATCCTCACGCCTATAGATTTCCTCATGGCCTGCATGAGGACCTCCGTCTTCTTCAGCTCCGCGGAGTAGATTTCGCTCCCGGAGAGGGCCATGAATGGCGTCTCCGCCCCGAGCTCGCGGGCTATAGCGACGGCCAGCGCCGTCTTCCCCGTCCCCGGGGGGCCAACCAGCAGGATGGCGCGACCGGCCATTTTCCCAGCTTTGATGAGCTGCACGACGAGCCAAGCAGCCTTCCTGGCCTCCACCTGGCCGACTAGGCCGTCTCCGACGGGCAGAACTTCTCCATTTCTGACGCCCAGCCCCCTAATGTGGCTGTGCGTTCCGACGCGTTCAGCCACCGCGATCATCGAAAAGTTTTTTAAGAAGCGATAATTTAAGCCTTTCTTCTCATCTTGACGTTCGGCTCCCAGTCGCTCGCCTCATCTGAGCGCACTACGATGTCTTCGCTGAAGAGGCCGTCCACGCGCTTGAAAACCCACTTCTGCTCGCTCGAGAACCAGACAGCCAGCACGGCTTCTCTCCTCGAGTACTTTTTGAACGCCTCGAGGAAACGGTAGAGCTTCGAGACCTGGAAGCTCTTAACCTTGACCTTTTTACCGCTGGTCGCTTTCACCTCGAAGGCAACTATCCTGTCCTCGACGTTGTTCACCATGAAGACGTCCGGGAAGCTCTCGCCCACCCCGCTCACCGGGACCCTGAACACGTGGTTCTCCTTATTCGCCGAGAGCAACTTCACCAGCCTGCGCTCCACGTTGAACGCGTTTCTGCGCCTCGCAACGACCTCGCTGACCATACTCCCCGCTAGCATAGCGCGAAACCTATTAAA from Infirmifilum sp. NZ encodes:
- a CDS encoding RuvB-like helicase; this encodes MIAVAERVGTHSHIRGLGVRNGEVLPVGDGLVGQVEARKAAWLVVQLIKAGKMAGRAILLVGPPGTGKTALAVAIARELGAETPFMALSGSEIYSAELKKTEVLMQAMRKSIGVRIRERRWVYEGVLEKLDVRYDRHPLNPYSQVPVGGTITLKTDRETRSLRVDSNVIYQILSKGISEGDVIWIDEETGRVSRAGRAKGYGEYDVRPRDLVDIPTGPIYKEKEFVYTLTLHDLDEMESRSESILSIFFGAPSAKEIPPDVRARVDKTVKEWVESKRAELIPGVLFIDDAHMLDIEAYSFLSRAMESELSPIIILATNRGFTRIRGTDIEAPHGMPLDLLDRLLIIRTRPYTPDEIREIIKIRAHEEGVELEPDALEELVRLGSEKSLRYATQLLAPARLMAEQRGRSRVMREDVAEVSQLFISTKESSSYLKELEEKMLK